The Microcoleus sp. bin38.metabat.b11b12b14.051 genome segment ATACTTGGCAAAGGGTTAGTTTCTGAGGTTGTTTCTAACGATTTGCCGGAAATTTATCAAACTTACTACGCTGGGACTAATGAGCTTTATCCGGGGGAAATGCAACCGATCGCGCGGGCGCTGCGGGGAGAAGTGGTGCACGCTGATGATGCGGAAATTCACCGCCCGGAAAGGATTGTGCCGATCGAGGTTTGGGCGACTCCCATCTACGACGAACGGAAAAATATTGTTTACGCGATCGCCGCTTTTCAAGACATCACAAAGCGTCTAGAGCTAGAAAACGACCGCCGCCTATTCACAAACGAGCTGGAAAAAGCTTTAGTGGCGGAAGAAAAATTAACTGATGCTTACGGGCGGTTTGTGCCGCATGAATTTCTGCACTTTCTGGGATATGAAAGTATTCTGGAGGTAAAATTAGGCGATCAGGTACAGAAAGAAATGTCGGTGCTATTTTCAGATATTCGCGATTTTACGGCTCTTTCTGAAACTATGACTCCGGCACAAAATTTTCAATTTATTAATTCTTATTTGTCGCGGATGGAACCGGCAATTACTGAGAATTTTGGGTTTATTGATAAATACATTGGCGATGCGATTATGGCGCTGTTTAACGGCAGTGCGGACGATGCTGTGAAAGCGGGAATTGCGATGCTAGAACAGCTTAACGACTATAATATTAGTCGCACTAAACCCGATCGCCCGCCGCTGCAAATTGGCATTGGCATCAATACGGGTTCTTTGATGTTAGGCACCGTTGGTGGCCAAAGTCGCATGGATAGTACGGTGATTAGCGACTCGGTAAATTTAGCCTCTCGGGTGGAAAATTTGACGAAAGAGTATGGAGTTTCGATGTTAATTACTCACCATACTTTTATACAGTTGAACGATGTTTATGATTTTAGGTTGATCGATCGCGTCACAGTTAAAGGCAAATCGCGGATGGTAACGGTTTATGAAGTATTTGCAGCCGATCCGCCCGAGTTGCGACAAAAAAAGTTAGAGACTAAGACAATGTTTGAGCAAGCTTTGGTATTCTACAATAGTGACAGGCTTGTCGAAGCTACAAGATTGTTTTCGACGTGCCTGCAAATCAACCCTGGGGATAAGGTAGCTCAAATTTATATGCAGCGGTGCGTGAAACGGGCGATCGCTCCTACATAAGGAAGGAAGAAGGAAGAAGGAAGAAGGAAGAAGGAAGAAGGAAGAAGGAAGAAGAAGGCTTTAGTTCAATACGGTTCACTTAAGACAGAGCCCCCCTTAAAAAGGGGGGGAAAGAAGCGATATTGCGTCCCCCTTAAGAAGGGGGATGCTGCAAGGGATCTATGGGCAATAAACAGTGTTAACTGAACTGTATTGGGCTTTAGTTATCGTCGCGAGAGAAGGAAGAAGCAATCGATCGCATGGAGAAAGTGCAATGCGAGAAAGTCCTAAACATCGGGCGCGGTTGCTATATTATTTACACTGGCAAGGAAACGGAAACTATTGTTTCTTGCTGTGGCAAACTTTCTATTTTAAATTGTCCTCCGTGCAATTCTGCTAGGCGTTGAACTATGGCTAAGCCCAATCCCAAACCTGCTTGTTGGTACAGTTTGCGATCGAACTGTCTGTAAGCTTCTAGTTGGGCAATTTGATCGGGAGTCATGCCGCGGCCTTGGTCTTTGACAGATAGAATAAAAGTCTGATTTTCCACCAAACTGCTTAATAAAACTGGTGTTCCTTCTGAAGAAAATTTGAAGGCATTGTCGAGCAGTTCCTCAACAATTTTTGCGAGTCTTATAGAATCAATAGCGACGGATGAATCGTGCAAATTTAATTGTAAATCGTCTGTTCTATTCACGTGTTTAGCTTGCTGCATAGCTTTTTGAGTTATCAAAGATTTTACGCAGCTAAATTCGCTGCTACGCATCTCCAGCAACAGTTCGGGATTTGTAGCTGCTATCTCCAGTTCTGCATACAGTAAAAAGTTCTGAATCAGTCGGTACAAGCGATGACCGGAAGTGTTAATTTGACCGATCATTTCTAAAATTTCTGCTTCCTCAAATAGCTTATATTCTGACATGATTAGCTCAGAGAAACCCAGAATTGCGTTCAACGGCGTCCGCAATTCGTGGGGGATCGACATACTAATGTTGGTCCGCAATTCGTCGAGAGTTTTTTGAGAATGTTTGCTAATAGTTTTCTGTTTTTCAAGGCGAATAGCAATTGCTTTTAGGAGTTCTTGCGGCGTACAAGGTTTAGTAATGTAGTCGTCTGCGCCCATTTCCATGCCCGCGCGAATGTCACTTTTATCGGCTTTGGCTGTGAGGAAAATAAACGGAATTGTGGCGGTTAGGGGTTCGGAGCGCAAAGCTGTAAGGACGCCGTGACCGTCAATTTCCGGCATCATCATGTCGCACAAAATTAAATCGGGGATTTGTGCGATCGCCAGTTTGATGCCTGCTGTGCCGTTAATTGCTCCAATTCCTTGAAAATCCTCGGCTTCCAGCAACTCTAAAATGTTTTCTCTAATCGCTTCTTCGTCTTCAATTACCAAAATTTTTACCACGGTTATTGCTCCTTTTCGCTAGTAGTTGTTGAAACCAACTGCATTCATACAGTTAATTAATTTTGATAAATGTGTTTGTTTATGGGATTAATTGAGCGTTATTCTGCGAGTGCGTCTCGTTAATATTTTAGTTGTTAACTCCGGTCTTCAAATTGTATGTTTTAATATTGTTTTATGTTTCTCATGCTCTACCCTATGGCTTACTCTTCTCTCATTTTCAACATAACAGACATCTGGATCGCGCTGCTGCGGCTTATGGGTTGGGATCGCAAATTAAAGGCAAAGTAATAGTGAAAGTGGTGCCGTGTCCTTCTTGGGTGTCGATCGCCATTTTGCCGCTGTGCAGTTCCACAGCCCTTTTCACAATGGCTAAACCGAGACCTGTTCCCGAAATAGTACCGACATTTGTTGCTCGGTAAAAAGTTTCTAAGATGCGTTCTAAATCGGCTTGGGGAATCCCGATTCCCTGGTCTTGAACTTGGAACACAGCTTCTTGGTTTTGACAGGTGAGATGCAGGCAAACTGAACTGCCAGCGGGGGAATATTTGATGGCATTTGACAGGACGTTTCCCAAGATTTGCCGCAGCAGTTTTTCATCCATTTGAGCCTCGCAGTTGTTGCCTTCATTTATAAAGGCGATCGGGTGTTGATTGCTGTCGTTGAGCTGCTGTTCTTCTACCAGTTGACGGCAAAATTTTTCGAGGTTTAAGGAAACCGGTTGAAACGGCAAGGTATTTGCTTCTATTTTACCAATTACCAGGATATCTTCTAGTAACTCTGTCATGCGTTTGATGGCTAATTGAATCCGCACAAAATGAGTATTTTTTTTATCCTCCGCCCACTTAGAACTGTAATCTTGTAGCAATCCAGCGGAAAATTGGATGGTTGTCAAGGGGGTGCGGAACTCGTGGGAAACCATTGTGACAAATTTAGCTCGCAGTTCTGAAAGCTCCTTTTCTCGTGCTAGGGCTTTGAGGGTTTCGGCTTCTGCACGTTTGCGATCGCTAATGTCGCGGGCTTCAGCAATCAGCAGCAAAACTTGTCCTGTTTCATTTTTAACAGGTTTGAGTGAAAAATCAACTGTCACAATTTGGCCGCTTTTGCCTAACAAGTCGATTTCGCTGCGGAAAAACTCGCCGCGGCTGGCTTTGGCGATCGCCAACTGCAATTGTTCGTAAAAATTTCGGGACTGAGGCCAAATCGCCATTTGCCAAATCGGGCGGCCGACAATATCCTCAGATCGCAAGCCGGAAAAATCGAGGGCTGTCTCGTTTACTTCCAGCACTACTCCTTCGGGAGTCAGCAGCTTGGTGAGTTGAAACGAAGAGTCAAAAATCGCCCGAAAGCGCCGCTCGCTTTCCCGCAGCATTTGAAATGTTTGGGATCGTTCGATCGCGTAGCGGATCGTCCGCACTAATAGTTGAGTAGTAATTTGACCTTTAACGATGTAATCTTGAGCTCCCAAGCGAACTGATTCCAGGGCGATCGCCTCATCGTCCAAGCCGGTCATTACCACCATTGCTGTATCGGGAGCAACTTCTCGCAGGCGAGTTAGCGTTTCCAAACCGCGGCTGTCTGGTAAAGAAAGGTCGAGCAAAACTACATCAAAGGGTTGTTTTGACAGTTGGGCGATCGCCTCGTGCAAGAACTCAACCAACACCAGTTCCCACTGGACTCCAACAGATACTTCTAACAGTTCTGCAAGCAAATCAGCATCCGCAGGATTGTCTTCTACTAACAGAATCTTAATCCACATAGCTCTGAAGTTTTTGACTGTAACATTTTCATGGCGTACCAATCTCAGATTAAACTTTTGTGCTTGACCAAACCCAATTTAACTTGAAAATTATTATTTTGGAACTGTCGCGACCGCTAGCCACGAATCCTCAATCCATTTTACCAATCTAGATACTTGACTAAAATCGGCAGGTTTAGTAGGATAGCACCGAGCTGACAGCGCACAAGACTGGACAATCTCTCGATCGTCGGCTGCTGAAGCGATCGTCATTACTACCGGAATCATTTTCAACTCGGGATCTGAGTTAATTTCGGCTAAGACTTCCAAACCGATTTTTTTGGGCAAATTCAAGTCAAGCAGAATCAAACAGGGACTGGGTACGCCAGCAGACAAACCTTCTTGCTTCAAAAAATTGATTGCTGACACCGCATTTTCCACCACGTACAACTTATTGAAAAAATTGCTTTGGGCCTGATTTTCTAAAGCCAAGTCACCATGGCTGGGCGAATCTTTCACCAGCAGAATGTCAAGATGTTTAGCAATTTTTATATCGAGCATAAGCTAAGTATATGTTGTTTAAATTACAGGAAGTTTGACGACGGCGAGCCAAAATTCCTCAATTAACCTGACTACTTTAGTAAATTGTACGAAGTCTACAGGCTTGGTTATGTAACAGTTGGCGTGGAGTGAATAGGACTTGAGAATATCTTCGGGAGCTGCTGAAGTGCTGAGAACTACTACAGGAATTAATTTTAACTTGTGGTCGGTTTTTATTTCTTCTAGCACTTCTACGCCGCTTTTTTTGGGCAGATTCAAATCTAGCAAAATTAAATCGGGACGCGGTACGTCCAGATAGGGTTCTTTTTTCCGCAAAAACTTGATTGCTTCGACTCCATCCTCCACAAAATGCAAGTTATTCAATATTTTACCTTGACCGAGGGCTTCTATTGCCAAATCGGCATCGCTGGGAGAATCCTCAATCAGTAGAATCTCTATGGGTTTAACAGTGTGTCGATCGCTCATCAGCGGTATCCTTTTGATTACAGGAAAAAATTAACTTCGAGGCTTTAGGTACTAATTATAGGAATAGTAAAGTAAAAAGTCGCTCCTTTTCCTTCCTGAGATTCTACCCAGATGCGGCCGCCGTGGCGTTCCACAATGCGCTTGCACATCGCCAAACCTATACCAGTACCGGAATATTCGCGACGGGAGTGCAGGCGTTGAAAAATGATAAAAATGCGATCGGCATACTCCGGATCGATTCCAATGCCGTTATCGCTGACGCTAAAGAGCCATTCGCTCTCTTGCCGGCCCGCAGTGATATGTATCAACGGGATATCTTGGCGGCAAAATTTAATGCCGTTGGCGAGCAGATTTTGAAATAATTGCACCAGTTGAGATTCATCAGCCATCACTGTAGGCATCTCGTCGTAGGTAATGACAGCTTTGGTTTCGGCGATCGCAATTTGTAAATTGCATAGAGTTTGCTTGATCGCAGCCTTGCACTGCGCCTGCTCAAATTCTTTACCTCGGGTTCCCAGGCGCGAATAGGCCAACAAATCGTTAATTAACTGCTGCATTCTGGTAGCGCCATCGACAATATAATTAATATATTTATCGGCGCGATCGTCCAAATTTGCCTGATAGCGCTGTGCCAGCAATTGAGTATAACTGGTAACGGCTCGCAGCGGTTCTTGCAAATCGTGGGAAGCCACATAGGCAAATTGTTCTAATTCCTCATTTGAACGCTTCAAATCTTCTGTAAGTTGCAGCATTTGCTCCTCTGCTTCTTTGCGGCCTGTAATATTGTAAACTAAGGCGCAACAAGAAACCATATTTCCCCGAGCGTCCAATACTGGACTGGTAGAAATATAAGTCCAAACATCCTTTCCATCCTTGCTTTTTAGTTTAAATTCCTGTTGTTGGGCCAGAGTCCAGCGCCGATCTACACCATCCTGATATTGCTGTTTTTCCTCAGAGTCCGTAAAATCTAAAAGCGGTCGCCCGAACATTTCTAATTCATCATAGCCAAGCATTCGCGCCATGGCATGGTTCACGTAAGTCGTGAGAGCTCTACTATCAATTACCCAAATACCTTCTTCTGCTAATTCGACTATTTGCTTGTACTTAAATTCGCTTTCCATCAAAGCTGTTTCAGTTAGTTTGCGCTCGGTTATATCTTTCATAAAACAGTGGTGGCCGTTAAATATTCCTTGGGTGTCGCAAGCTTTTACCATCATTATGTGCTTGTAAAAAAACGAGCCATTTTTCCGCACACCTCTAGCTTCTACTTCTACTTTGCCAGAAATCAGCATTTCTTGATAAGCAGCTATCAGCATTTCAACATCATCCGGATGTACGGTGAGCGGCCACTCCATGCCCACCATTTCTTCTGGTTCGTAACCGCAGGTATGAGCGTAAGCTCGGTTAGCATTGATGTAGCGTCCGTCAATATCCAGTCGCGAAATACCTTCTACCGCGTTTTGCAGGGCATTGGTGAGGTCGCACAGCTCTTTTTCAGCTTGTTTGCGATCGCTAATATCCTGAGCAATCCCCAAAAAACCGTTAATATTTCCGCTGTTGTCAAATAACGCAGTCACAGACAGCATTACCGGAAATCGTGAACCATCTTTGCGAATGTAAGTCCATTCATTTTCATCAGCTATTCCCCGGCACGGCAAGGCAACAAAAACCTCAAATCCTGGATCTATTTTTACTTCCAATTGTTGAGAAAGAATTTGTGCTCTCTTACCGACCTCCACAGGATCGTGAATGATTTGTGGCGTGACTTTTCCTACCACTTCTTCAGGGGAATAGCCTAAAAGTTGCTGTGCTGCCCGATTGAATGTTTTAATTTTACCGTCGGGTTCTGTAGAAATAATTGTGTAGTTAGCGCTATTAAGAATTGCATTTTGCAGTTGCGTCAACTCCAGCAAAGTGATCGCAATTTTTTCTCGCGATGCTATTTCTTTTTGCAATTTATAGTTATAAATTTCGATTTGAGCGGTGCGATCGGCAACTCGACGCTCCAGAGTTTCATTGAGCAGTCGATTTTCCTCTTCTACCTGCTTGCGTTCTGTAATATCAGTAATAGTACCAACATAACTTTTCACCTCCCCATTTTCTCCGATTTGACCGACAGCTTGAGCGAATACCCAAGATATTTGAGTGCGATCGATGCCTTGAAAGCGGTACTCTGATTTAAACGGCAATTTCTCATCAACAGCGCTGTACCATTGGGCAAAAACCCGCTGGCGGTCGTCTCGATGAATGCCTTGGAACCACCCTTGACCCACAGCTTCGTCGCTAGCCATTCCCGAAATTTGACACCAGCGCTCGTTGACATACAAGCAGTCTCCTACAGCGTCTGCATAAAATATTCCCACCGGCGAAGCTTCAGTTAAAGTTTGATAGCGAGCTTCTGTTTCTCGGCGTTCGATGATTTCTTGTTGCAATATGCGATCGATCATCCCTAATTGAGTTGGACTCAGGATAGTTAATGCTTGGGGAACTAAAGGAATTAATGCAAAAGCCGTGTAAGCAGAAATCGCGGCGGTAATTATTTTAAGACAGCCAGAAACCCAATAAACCGGATGCCAAAGCGTCCAAACTTCCATGACATGAGTAGTGCCGGAGGAGATAATAAAAGCTGCAAACAGCCAAAAAATGTTGCGAAATGGCAAGTCTTTTCGCTGACTGATAAAATAAATTAGTGATAGCGGTATTGAATAGTATGCGAGGGCAATTATCGAGTCTGACACTATGTGGAGCGCCACCAGTTCTCGCTGCCAAAGGTAACAGTGGCCGTGCGGGATATACCCAGTGAATAACAGGTTATTTAACAAATTCCAAATCATATAGAAATGGGAATGGGGAATGGGAATTGGGAATTGGGAATTGGGAATTGGTAATTGGTAATTGGTAATTGGTAATTGGGAATTGGGATTCGGGGAATTTAACCCAATAACTTATAACTTATCTCAAATTTCTGAAATATACAGAATACCGGGCGAATGTAATTCGCACGCCACATAAACGAAACCCGCCTCCGCGGGTTGCAGAAATATACAAGACCTCTTGCAAAAATAGCTAGGAACGGGCTCTTCGGCCCGTTCCAAAAATTGAGCAAAAAGACTTTTGCAAGAGATCTACAGAAGACCGGGCGAATGGAATTCGCATCTACGCAAGCGCAACACGCCTGTGCGGGTTGAAGATTCGCCCGTGGTTGAGATTCCCGGCGAATGGAATTCGCGTCTACACAAACGAAACCCGCCTCCGCGGGTTGCAGAAATATACAGAAGACCCGGCGAATGGAATTCGCGCCTACTTTCTTTTCCTATAAAAAAAGGGGCGAGCCCGAAGCCCGCCCCGCCAAAAATTATGCTGCTGCTATTGATTAACCCAACAGCGCCTGAGCTTTAGCTACGACATTATCAACGGTGTAGCCAAACTTTTCTAAAGCAACCGGGCCTGGTGCAGAAGCGCCGAATCTGTCGATGCTGATGCTGTCACCTTCGGAACCTAAGTAACGTCCCCAGCCGAAGCTAACAGCGGCTTCCACAGCCAACCGCTTGGTAACAGCTTTGGGGAGTACAGATTCGCGGTAAGCGGCATCTTGCAAGTCGAACAATTCCCAGCAAGGCATTGAAACGACGCGGACTTTATTGCCTGCGGCGCGCAATTTTTCAGCGGCATCAACGCAGAGGTATGTTTCGCCACCGGTGCCGATTAAAATGATGTCTGGTGTGCCGCCGTCGTCGGACAAAATGTAAGCGCCTTTGGCTGTTCCTTCGATCGAGCTTCCGGCCAAATTTGGCAAGTTTTGACGGGACAAAGCCATTAAAGTCGGGCGTTTGCGGCTTTCAATTGCGACTTTGTAAGCGCCGGATGTTTCGTTACCATCGGCTGGGCGCATTACCAACAAATCGGGGATTACGCGCAGGGAAGCGATGGTTTCGACTGGTTGGTGAGTGGGGCCGTCTTCGCCTAAGGCTACGGAGTCGTGAGTCATGACATAGATGACTCCGGCTTCGGAGAGTGCGGAGAGGCGAATTGCACCGCGCATATAGTCGGCAAAGACTAAGAAAGTTGCACAGTAAGGAATTAAACCGCCGTGCAATACCATACCATTGGCGATCGCGCCCATGCCATGTTCCCGCACGCCAAACCGGAGGTTGCGTCCTTCGTATTGACCTTTTTGGAAATCTTTTTCACCCTTGAGCAAAGTCATGTTAGAAGATGCCAAGTCAGCAGAACCACCGATTAATTCAGGTAGAACAGCAGCCAAAGCATTCAAACATTTGCCAGAATGATTCCGGCTGGAATCTGCCTTATCTTCC includes the following:
- a CDS encoding response regulator, with translation MVKILVIEDEEAIRENILELLEAEDFQGIGAINGTAGIKLAIAQIPDLILCDMMMPEIDGHGVLTALRSEPLTATIPFIFLTAKADKSDIRAGMEMGADDYITKPCTPQELLKAIAIRLEKQKTISKHSQKTLDELRTNISMSIPHELRTPLNAILGFSELIMSEYKLFEEAEILEMIGQINTSGHRLYRLIQNFLLYAELEIAATNPELLLEMRSSEFSCVKSLITQKAMQQAKHVNRTDDLQLNLHDSSVAIDSIRLAKIVEELLDNAFKFSSEGTPVLLSSLVENQTFILSVKDQGRGMTPDQIAQLEAYRQFDRKLYQQAGLGLGLAIVQRLAELHGGQFKIESLPQQETIVSVSLPV
- a CDS encoding ATP-binding protein, whose amino-acid sequence is MWIKILLVEDNPADADLLAELLEVSVGVQWELVLVEFLHEAIAQLSKQPFDVVLLDLSLPDSRGLETLTRLREVAPDTAMVVMTGLDDEAIALESVRLGAQDYIVKGQITTQLLVRTIRYAIERSQTFQMLRESERRFRAIFDSSFQLTKLLTPEGVVLEVNETALDFSGLRSEDIVGRPIWQMAIWPQSRNFYEQLQLAIAKASRGEFFRSEIDLLGKSGQIVTVDFSLKPVKNETGQVLLLIAEARDISDRKRAEAETLKALAREKELSELRAKFVTMVSHEFRTPLTTIQFSAGLLQDYSSKWAEDKKNTHFVRIQLAIKRMTELLEDILVIGKIEANTLPFQPVSLNLEKFCRQLVEEQQLNDSNQHPIAFINEGNNCEAQMDEKLLRQILGNVLSNAIKYSPAGSSVCLHLTCQNQEAVFQVQDQGIGIPQADLERILETFYRATNVGTISGTGLGLAIVKRAVELHSGKMAIDTQEGHGTTFTITLPLICDPNP
- a CDS encoding response regulator, whose translation is MLDIKIAKHLDILLVKDSPSHGDLALENQAQSNFFNKLYVVENAVSAINFLKQEGLSAGVPSPCLILLDLNLPKKIGLEVLAEINSDPELKMIPVVMTIASAADDREIVQSCALSARCYPTKPADFSQVSRLVKWIEDSWLAVATVPK
- a CDS encoding response regulator — protein: MSDRHTVKPIEILLIEDSPSDADLAIEALGQGKILNNLHFVEDGVEAIKFLRKKEPYLDVPRPDLILLDLNLPKKSGVEVLEEIKTDHKLKLIPVVVLSTSAAPEDILKSYSLHANCYITKPVDFVQFTKVVRLIEEFWLAVVKLPVI
- a CDS encoding PAS domain S-box protein, whose translation is MSDSIIALAYYSIPLSLIYFISQRKDLPFRNIFWLFAAFIISSGTTHVMEVWTLWHPVYWVSGCLKIITAAISAYTAFALIPLVPQALTILSPTQLGMIDRILQQEIIERRETEARYQTLTEASPVGIFYADAVGDCLYVNERWCQISGMASDEAVGQGWFQGIHRDDRQRVFAQWYSAVDEKLPFKSEYRFQGIDRTQISWVFAQAVGQIGENGEVKSYVGTITDITERKQVEEENRLLNETLERRVADRTAQIEIYNYKLQKEIASREKIAITLLELTQLQNAILNSANYTIISTEPDGKIKTFNRAAQQLLGYSPEEVVGKVTPQIIHDPVEVGKRAQILSQQLEVKIDPGFEVFVALPCRGIADENEWTYIRKDGSRFPVMLSVTALFDNSGNINGFLGIAQDISDRKQAEKELCDLTNALQNAVEGISRLDIDGRYINANRAYAHTCGYEPEEMVGMEWPLTVHPDDVEMLIAAYQEMLISGKVEVEARGVRKNGSFFYKHIMMVKACDTQGIFNGHHCFMKDITERKLTETALMESEFKYKQIVELAEEGIWVIDSRALTTYVNHAMARMLGYDELEMFGRPLLDFTDSEEKQQYQDGVDRRWTLAQQQEFKLKSKDGKDVWTYISTSPVLDARGNMVSCCALVYNITGRKEAEEQMLQLTEDLKRSNEELEQFAYVASHDLQEPLRAVTSYTQLLAQRYQANLDDRADKYINYIVDGATRMQQLINDLLAYSRLGTRGKEFEQAQCKAAIKQTLCNLQIAIAETKAVITYDEMPTVMADESQLVQLFQNLLANGIKFCRQDIPLIHITAGRQESEWLFSVSDNGIGIDPEYADRIFIIFQRLHSRREYSGTGIGLAMCKRIVERHGGRIWVESQEGKGATFYFTIPIIST